The following are encoded in a window of Ictalurus punctatus breed USDA103 chromosome 13, Coco_2.0, whole genome shotgun sequence genomic DNA:
- the bccip gene encoding protein BCCIP homolog (The RefSeq protein has 6 substitutions compared to this genomic sequence): MASSAKRRAIGSGENPENSDVSSDEGVEDSGEESDNSEEEINEEVVVDFEAHTISDTDFNGIKKLLQQLFLKAHVNISELTDAIIQQNHIGSVIRQAEVPDDSDNEDPDEVFGFISIINLTDRKGMECVEQIKELVLGQCEKVCSAAVQEQFQQVMEDVSQSVGLLLSERFINVPPQIALPLYTQLLEEISEAQRTNKPSGKCQYCLMISKTCQEAKKSIPARGPATKMPIFVSAEEEFFYEQAVVKFHYSVQEEADSCHSGRWSFDDVPMKPFRTVCLIPLERMPAIMGKLKDFLTI, from the exons ATGGCTTCATCTGCGAAAAGAAGAGCGATTGGAAGCGGAGAAAATCCTGAAGATAGTGATGTCAGCTCGGATGAAGGAGTAGAGGATTCCGGAGAGGAGAGCGACAAttcagaagaagaaataaatgag GAGGTTGTGGTGGATTTTGAGGCACACACGATATCAGACACCGATTTTAACGGCATTAAGAAACTCCTGCAGCAG CTATTCCTGAAGGCGCACGTGAACATCTCTGAACTCACTGACGTCATCATCCAGCAAAATCACATAGGCAGCGTCATCAGG CAAGCCGAGGTGCCTGATGACAGCGATAACGAGGATCCAGATGAAGTGTTTGGGTTCATCAGTATTATAAACCTGACTGACAGAAAG GGTATGGAGTGTGTGGAGCAGATAAAGGAGCTGGTTTTGGGACAGTGTGAGAAAGTGTGCTCAGCCGCTGTGCAGGAGCAGTTTCAGCAGATTATGGAGGACGTGTCTCAGAGTGTTGGCCTGCTGCTCAGTGAACGATTTATCAACGTCCCGCCACAGATCGCCCTGCCACTCTACACACAACTGCT TGAGGAGATATCTGAAGCACAGAGGACCAATAAACCCAGTGGGAAATGCCAGTACTGTCTGATGATCAGCAAAACATGCCAGGAAGCCAAGAAGAGCATTCCAGCACGAGGGCCTGCCACAAAGATGCCCATATTTGTCAACGCAGAGGAGGAATTCTTTTACGAG CAAGCTGTGGTGAAGTTTCACTACTCGGTCCAGGAGGAAGCTGATTCATGTCACTCAGGACGATGGTCGTTCGATGATGTACCTATGAAACCCTTCCGGACAGTGTGTCTGATCCCCATGGACAGAATGCCAGCAATTATGGGCAAGCTGAAGGACTTTCTCACAATCTGA